The following proteins are co-located in the Besnoitia besnoiti strain Bb-Ger1 chromosome Unknown contig00007, whole genome shotgun sequence genome:
- a CDS encoding uncharacterized protein (encoded by transcript BESB_070530) has protein sequence MAASPDSAAAAPEQPCYCSLLNFLLTVGRLKKLKRTGWVLSEVRDPETVAEHSFRAGICAFLIGADPQSAKLIQEKKLDRNKCIKMALVHDLAEALAGDITPHCGVSAEEKRKREREALQAILRPLPFAGVSSLLSCDVCRKPEQEVAAEAASPLLAVGEEIRSLWEDYEAGTSEEAKFVFDIDKFEMVLQAFEYESDPTQEGPASGPFYYRAQEEEEGPREEAKETDERKADKPQTTRSGDRKKRRLLMPTFYRSTLNVFRTDLFKALDRVLRKRRDTLPQVQRAALLEKENGGQ, from the exons ATGGCAGCGTCGCCCGAttcggccgctgcagcgcccgagCAGCCATGCTACTGCTCCCTCTTGAACTTTCTATTGACAGTCGGCAGGCTGAAGAAGCTGAAACGGACCGGCTGGGTCCTGAGCGAAGTTCGAGATCCTGAGACCGTCGCTGAGCATTCGTTCCGCGCCGGCATCTGCGCTTTCCTCATCGGCGCTGACCCGCAGTCTGCCAAGCTGATTCAAGAGAAAAAGCTCGACAGAAATAA GTGTATCAAGATGGCGCTTGTGCATgacctcgcggaggcgctcgcgggcgacaTCACGCCGCACTGTGGCGTCtccgcagaagagaaaaggaagcgcgagcgagaggcttTGCAGGCCATTCTCCGCCCACTgcccttcgccggcgtctcatCTCTCCTTTCGTGCGACGTGTGCCGCAAGCCCGAGCAGGAGGTCGCGGCAGAAGCCGCCAGTCCGCTGCTGGCTGTCGGGGAGGAAATCCGCTCGCTGTGGGAAGACTACGAAGCGG gAACctccgaggaggcgaagTTCGTGTTCGACATCGACAAATTCGAAATGGTTCTCCAAGCCTTCGAGTACGAGTCCGATCCCACGCAGGAGGGGCCGGCGAGCGGGCCTTTCTACTACAGggcgcaggaagaagaggagggaccgcgagaggaagcgaaggaaaCAGACGAGCGCAAAGCGGACAAGCCGCAGACGACCAGGAGCGGCGACCGCaagaagcggcgcctgctAATGCCGACGTTCTATCGCTCCACGCTGAACGTCTTCCGCACTGATCTGTTCAAGGCGCTTGACCGCGTTCTGCGCAAGCGACGCGACACGCTGCCGCAAGTGCAGCGTGCGGCTCTCCTCGAGAAGGAGAACGGGGGACAGTGA